In Brassica rapa cultivar Chiifu-401-42 chromosome A06, CAAS_Brap_v3.01, whole genome shotgun sequence, a single window of DNA contains:
- the LOC103874280 gene encoding eukaryotic translation initiation factor 3 subunit B isoform X1, with protein sequence MADAEVERRMRGDTCTISTRRRTYRRIESKAGSSRSPEESYLQFIKIETKNPPTSIPCSSSLTRRFFDRPLDSKCFNVGVGALDQLFIRDGTLDKLIWNDNWSVDETVSFFRYPADKKLPSRWSPLGSFFVSSNYNLVIIWGSRYYTDFGRLMRFNHYQVEEFDISPGEKYLVTYNRPDPTDPNGLWLKIFDVSTGTGIVGLNNADVADSPQWPVIRWAGGKDDTYFATLSKSNTVSVYETKTFNLLGKAPLKLDDVIDISWSPTEAVLAILCGEKPLKVLLLQIPDEVKLAEKEITAIVGDCKMHWQSNGEYLAVNTYGGFEFFRIKEKGIPTDFLKVDKKILAFAWEPSGHRFAVIYGDEPTLSVSFYSMKTPGKVTELTTLSNKQADSLFWSPNGNLVVLAGLKEGKLEFFDVDRLAQISSVANVKANQVVWNPSGKYVATVSTIPQEEFDSDWCSDPNDPLDRFTIWSSGGDCLFVHQCQNRIMQLDWRPYGGIIDDDMVKTQ encoded by the exons ATGGCTGATGCTGAAGTGGAGAGAAGAATGAGAGGTGATACCTGCACGATTAGTACTCGACGACGTACATATAGGAGGATTGAGag CAAAGCTGGATCTAGTCGATCCCCTGAGGAATCATACTTGCAGTTTATCAAGATCGAAACCAAA AACCCTCCCACTAGTATTCCATGCTCTTCTTCTCTGACCAGGAGGTTTTTCGACAGACCCTTGGACTCCAAG TGCTTTAACGTTGGAGTTGGAGCCTTGGATCAATTATTTATCCGTGATGGCACACTTGACAAGCTTATATGGAATGATAATTGGTCTGTTGATGAAACCGTATCTTTTTTCCGTTATCCTGCTGATAAGAAGTTGCCTTCGCGGTGGTCTCCTCTAGGTTCCTTCTTTGTCTCATCTAACTACAACTTGGTCATTATTTGGGGCTCAAGATATTATACGGACTTTGGCCGCCTCATGCGTTTTAATCACTATCAG GTAGAAGAGTTTGATATTTCCCCAGGTGAGAAATACCTAGTAACCTATAACAGACCAGACCCAACTGACCCAAAT GGACTCTGGCTAAAGATTTTCGATGTGAGCACTGGGACAGGAATCGTTGGACTAAATAATGCTGATGTTGCTGACTCCCCCCAGTGGCCTGTGATAAG ATGGGCTGGGGGTAAGGATGATACATACTTCGCCACGCTTAGCAAAAGCAACACTGTATCTGTCTACGAGACCAAGACTTTCAACCTGTTGGGCAAGGCACCGCTGAAACTTGATGATGTTATAGATATTTCTTGGTCTCCCACAGAAGCTGTGCTTGCAATACTGTGTGGCGAGAAGCCTCTCAAGGTTCTTCTGTTGCAAATCCCCGACGAGGTGAAGCTGGCAGAGAAGGAAATTACCGCTATTGTTGGCGACTGCAAGATGCACTGGCAGAGCAATGGTGAGTACCTTGCTGTCAACACTTATGGGGGGTTTGAGTTTTTCCGCATCAAAGAGAAAGGCATACCCACGGATTTTCTCAAGGTGGACAAGAAGATCCTGGCTTTTGCGTGGGAACCTAGCGGTCACAGATTTGCTGTGATTTACGGAGACGAACCAACCCTATCTGTCAGTTTCTACTCGATGAAGACACCTGGAAAGGTCACAGAGCTTACTACTTTGAGCAACAAGCAAGCAGATTCCCTCTTTTGGTCGCCCAACGGCAATCTCGTGGTTCTTGCTGGATTGAAAGAGGGCAAGCTTGAGTTTTTTGATGTGGATCGGCTTGCTCAAATTTCCTCAGTTGCAAACGTGAAGGCCAACCAGGTTGTTTGGAATCCAAGTGGGAAATATGTTGCAACGGTGTCTACGATACCACAAGAGGAGTTTGATAGTGATTGGTGCAGTGATCCAAATGACCCTCTTGATAGGTTTACTATCTGGTCCTCCGGTGGAGATTGTCTTTTTGTTCATCAGTGTCAAAATCGCATAATGCAG CTTGATTGGCGCCCTTACGGAGGAATCATAGATGATGACATGGTTAAGACGCAGTGA
- the LOC103874284 gene encoding arabinogalactan protein 41, giving the protein MSVSKLFFGALTIVWIVFSIFFPMAQAQSAAPAPAPTSDGTTIDQGIAYVLMLVALVLTYYIH; this is encoded by the exons ATGTCGGTGTCTAAACTTTTCTTCGGAGCTCTTACAATCGTATGGATAGTTTTCTCCATTTTTTTCCCAATGGCACAGGCTCAGTCCGCAGCTCCTGCACCGGCTCCGACAAGCGATG GAACAACAATAGACCAAGGCATAGCATACGTCCTTATGTTGGTGGCTTTGGTCCTCACTTATTACATCCATTAA
- the LOC103874280 gene encoding eukaryotic translation initiation factor 3 subunit B isoform X2 gives MRGDTCTISTRRRTYRRIESKAGSSRSPEESYLQFIKIETKNPPTSIPCSSSLTRRFFDRPLDSKCFNVGVGALDQLFIRDGTLDKLIWNDNWSVDETVSFFRYPADKKLPSRWSPLGSFFVSSNYNLVIIWGSRYYTDFGRLMRFNHYQVEEFDISPGEKYLVTYNRPDPTDPNGLWLKIFDVSTGTGIVGLNNADVADSPQWPVIRWAGGKDDTYFATLSKSNTVSVYETKTFNLLGKAPLKLDDVIDISWSPTEAVLAILCGEKPLKVLLLQIPDEVKLAEKEITAIVGDCKMHWQSNGEYLAVNTYGGFEFFRIKEKGIPTDFLKVDKKILAFAWEPSGHRFAVIYGDEPTLSVSFYSMKTPGKVTELTTLSNKQADSLFWSPNGNLVVLAGLKEGKLEFFDVDRLAQISSVANVKANQVVWNPSGKYVATVSTIPQEEFDSDWCSDPNDPLDRFTIWSSGGDCLFVHQCQNRIMQLDWRPYGGIIDDDMVKTQ, from the exons ATGAGAGGTGATACCTGCACGATTAGTACTCGACGACGTACATATAGGAGGATTGAGag CAAAGCTGGATCTAGTCGATCCCCTGAGGAATCATACTTGCAGTTTATCAAGATCGAAACCAAA AACCCTCCCACTAGTATTCCATGCTCTTCTTCTCTGACCAGGAGGTTTTTCGACAGACCCTTGGACTCCAAG TGCTTTAACGTTGGAGTTGGAGCCTTGGATCAATTATTTATCCGTGATGGCACACTTGACAAGCTTATATGGAATGATAATTGGTCTGTTGATGAAACCGTATCTTTTTTCCGTTATCCTGCTGATAAGAAGTTGCCTTCGCGGTGGTCTCCTCTAGGTTCCTTCTTTGTCTCATCTAACTACAACTTGGTCATTATTTGGGGCTCAAGATATTATACGGACTTTGGCCGCCTCATGCGTTTTAATCACTATCAG GTAGAAGAGTTTGATATTTCCCCAGGTGAGAAATACCTAGTAACCTATAACAGACCAGACCCAACTGACCCAAAT GGACTCTGGCTAAAGATTTTCGATGTGAGCACTGGGACAGGAATCGTTGGACTAAATAATGCTGATGTTGCTGACTCCCCCCAGTGGCCTGTGATAAG ATGGGCTGGGGGTAAGGATGATACATACTTCGCCACGCTTAGCAAAAGCAACACTGTATCTGTCTACGAGACCAAGACTTTCAACCTGTTGGGCAAGGCACCGCTGAAACTTGATGATGTTATAGATATTTCTTGGTCTCCCACAGAAGCTGTGCTTGCAATACTGTGTGGCGAGAAGCCTCTCAAGGTTCTTCTGTTGCAAATCCCCGACGAGGTGAAGCTGGCAGAGAAGGAAATTACCGCTATTGTTGGCGACTGCAAGATGCACTGGCAGAGCAATGGTGAGTACCTTGCTGTCAACACTTATGGGGGGTTTGAGTTTTTCCGCATCAAAGAGAAAGGCATACCCACGGATTTTCTCAAGGTGGACAAGAAGATCCTGGCTTTTGCGTGGGAACCTAGCGGTCACAGATTTGCTGTGATTTACGGAGACGAACCAACCCTATCTGTCAGTTTCTACTCGATGAAGACACCTGGAAAGGTCACAGAGCTTACTACTTTGAGCAACAAGCAAGCAGATTCCCTCTTTTGGTCGCCCAACGGCAATCTCGTGGTTCTTGCTGGATTGAAAGAGGGCAAGCTTGAGTTTTTTGATGTGGATCGGCTTGCTCAAATTTCCTCAGTTGCAAACGTGAAGGCCAACCAGGTTGTTTGGAATCCAAGTGGGAAATATGTTGCAACGGTGTCTACGATACCACAAGAGGAGTTTGATAGTGATTGGTGCAGTGATCCAAATGACCCTCTTGATAGGTTTACTATCTGGTCCTCCGGTGGAGATTGTCTTTTTGTTCATCAGTGTCAAAATCGCATAATGCAG CTTGATTGGCGCCCTTACGGAGGAATCATAGATGATGACATGGTTAAGACGCAGTGA
- the LOC117126139 gene encoding putative nuclease HARBI1, which produces MVDEYLRLGESTAFSCLHHFTDGIIQLFGDEYLRPPTAEDLQRLLDMGEKRGFPGMVRSIDCMHWEWKNYPTAWKGQYARGHGKPTIVLEAVASQDLWIWHAFFGLPGTLNDLNVLDRSPVFDNLLEGRAPRVRYMVNNHMYKLAYYLTDGIYPKWSIFIQTITLPQSPKQQLFAQVQESVRKDVERAFGVLQARFAIVKNPVHTMAKEKIGKIMRACIILHNMIVEDERDGYSMRYHSYYWRDPSRILSCSPRIDAYEGNGGQSQWRSRRDLSKLPSFNVGERCNEATIN; this is translated from the exons ATGGttgacgaatatctccgacttggtgaGAGCACTGCATTTTCTTGTTTACATCATTTCACTGATGGGATAATACAGTTATTCGGAGATGAGTATCTGCGACCACCCACAGCAGAGGATCTTCAACGACTACTCGATATGGGAGAGAAACGAGGGTTTCCTGGGATGGTCAGGAGCATTGACTGTATGCACTGGGAGTGGAAAAATTATccaaccgcttggaaaggacagTACGCCCGTGGCCACGGAAAACCGACTATTGTCCTAGAGGCCGTAgcttcacaagatctttggatttGGCACGCATTTTTTGGTCTTCCAGGTACCTTAAATGATCTTAATGTCCTCGATCGATCTCCTGTGTTTGATAACCTCTTAGAAGGTCGAGCTCCCAGGGTGAGGTACATGGTCAACAACCACATGTATAAGTTGGCATATTACCTCACAGAtggtatatatccaaaatggtcAATATTTATCCAAACTATCACACTCCCTCAAAGTCCTAAACAACAGTTATTTGCTCAAGTTCAAGAATCAGTccgaaaagatgtcgagcgggcttttggagtattgcaagcTCGGTTTGCGATTGTGAAAAACCCGGTTCATACAATGGCCAAAGAGAAGATAGGGAAGAtaatgagagcatgtatcatactacaCAATATGATAGTTGAAGATGAACGAGATGGTTATTCAATGCG GTATCACAGCTACTATTGGAGAGACCCATCTCGCATTCTCTCTTGTAGCCCTCGAATTGATGCGTACGAGGGAAATGGAGGGCAGAGTCAATGGAGATCAAGACGTGACCTTTCAAAGCTGCCATCCTTCAACGTTGGGGAACGTTGCAACGAGGCAACAATCAATTGA
- the LOC117126138 gene encoding glutathione S-transferase T3-like, which produces MSGYRHLLYSQMPVDLESPEPFWLGSQAPDDSPSEIPPESPSQIPPECPSQVPGQSRRQVPGQSRRQVLEESVKTFADRRKYSPKEDRILIGAWLNTSKDPLVGNEQRAVAFWKRIVDYYNASPQLAGEVPREVTSCKQRWSRINHEVSRFTGCYNQALREQRSGQNDDDVIKASYDIFFTKYNTKFTLDHCWRELRHEQKWASTYMAKDGGKEKRRPVVDLDGPEENVVGEDEDRPVGVKAAKGASKKKKSGRDEELSKLQGVLELKEKLSRNKLLNRLLAKKEPLSEIETTLKMKLMSEML; this is translated from the coding sequence ATGTCGGGTTATAGACACCTTCTGTACAGTCAAATGCCAGTAGATCTTGAATCACCCGAGCCTTTTTGGCTCGGGTCTCAAGCTCCTGATGATTCTCCTAGCGAAATCCCTCCTGAGAGTCCTAGCCAAATCCCTCCTGAGTGTCCTAGTCAAGTCCCTGGTCAGTCTCGTAGGCAAGTCCCTGGTCAGTCTCGTAGGCAAGTCCTTGAGGAGTCTGTTAAGACCTTTGCAGATAGAAGGAAATATTCACCCAAAGAGGATAGGATCCTTATTGGTGCTTGGCTTAACACCAGTAAGGACCCTCTCGTAGGCAACGAGCAGAGAGCTGTTGCTTTCTGGAAGCGTATTGTAGACTACTACAACGCCAGCCCTCAGCTCGCTGGGGAAGTACCGCGAGAGGTTACTTCTTGTAAGCAGAGGTGGTCTAGGATCAATCATGAAGTATCCAGATTCACTGGTTGCTACAACCAGGCGCTGAGGGAGCAGAGAAGCGGCcaaaatgatgatgatgtgatTAAAGCTTCTTACGACATATTCTTCACCAAGTACAATACCAAGTTCACACTCGATCACTGCTGGAGAGAGCTCAGGCATGAGCAGAAATGGGCCTCCACTTATATGGCTAAGGATGGTGGAAAGGAAAAACGGAGGCCAGTGGTGGATCTTGACGGACCAGAAGAAAATGTTGTTGGAGAAGATGAGGATAGACCAGTCGGGGTAAAGGCTGCGAAAGGTGccagtaagaagaagaagagtggtcGAGATGAGGAGTTGTCTAAGCTACAAGGCGTTTTAGAACTTAAGGAAAAACTGTCTAGAAATAAACTCCTTAATCGCTTGCTGGCCAAGAAAGAGCCATTGTCTGAGATcgaaacaacactaaaaatgaaGCTTATGTCTGAAATGTTATGA